A portion of the Halalkalicoccus tibetensis genome contains these proteins:
- a CDS encoding DUF502 domain-containing protein: MADGSRSALWKWFVKGIAITIPLVLTLAILLFVLQFILGMLSPVVGAVELLWPGNSLPAVVIQLATLASLLGLFVLVGFVAERTTGSSFAAGFHERMEDLPLIGSLYTSVHQASEVLFEDENDQFQDVKLVEFPHQDSYMLGFLTAETPPEIREGADVEEMLTVMIPLGPNPTSNGFVMHVPAERVRDVDLTVEDAVHAIATLGVAEDPEE; this comes from the coding sequence ATGGCAGATGGTTCGCGGTCGGCGCTGTGGAAGTGGTTCGTCAAGGGGATCGCGATCACGATCCCGCTGGTCCTGACGCTTGCGATCCTGCTGTTCGTCCTCCAGTTCATCCTGGGGATGCTCTCGCCGGTCGTCGGGGCCGTCGAGCTGCTCTGGCCGGGCAACTCCCTGCCCGCGGTGGTGATCCAGCTGGCGACGCTCGCCTCGCTGCTCGGGCTGTTCGTCCTCGTCGGGTTCGTCGCCGAGCGCACCACCGGCTCGTCGTTCGCCGCGGGCTTCCACGAGCGCATGGAGGACCTGCCGCTGATCGGCTCGCTCTACACCAGCGTTCATCAGGCGAGCGAGGTCCTCTTCGAGGACGAGAACGACCAGTTCCAGGACGTGAAGCTCGTCGAGTTCCCCCACCAGGACTCCTACATGCTGGGCTTCCTGACGGCCGAGACGCCGCCGGAGATCCGCGAGGGTGCCGACGTCGAGGAGATGCTGACGGTCATGATCCCGCTGGGGCCGAACCCGACGTCCAACGGGTTCGTGATGCACGTCCCCGCCGAGCGCGTCCGCGACGTCGACCTGACCGTCGAGGACGCCGTCCACGCCATCGCGACCCTCGGGGTGGCCGAAGACCCCGAGGAGTAA
- a CDS encoding thiolase C-terminal domain-containing protein, producing MERVAIIGASMTQFGKREGWLSDLLAEAALDCLDDANVEPSELEHLYTSNMASGEFEGQTGIMNMLAHDLGAMPAYTQRIDQTSSSGAAGAYAAWQSVASGASDLTLLVGGEKMTHRSTGESTDVIASITHPVEYKHGVTLPSFAGLTARLYLDTYDAPRESLGKVAVKNHKNGVDNPHAQFQKEVSLEEVLESPIVADPLRLYDFCPITDGSGALLMCPESKAEEYTDDYVLLTGIAGATDTQVVHERDDPTVMGGVVESSREAYEMSGRDPDDIDVAELHDMFTILEFLQSEDLGFFEKGEGWKAVEEGVTDRDGELPINTSGGLKSKGHPLGASGVAQIYEIYQQIRGEAGPRQVEADVGLACNVGGFGNCVLTAIMEGPQ from the coding sequence ATGGAACGCGTAGCGATCATCGGCGCGTCGATGACCCAGTTCGGAAAGCGGGAGGGGTGGCTCAGCGACCTCCTCGCCGAGGCCGCGCTCGACTGTCTCGACGACGCGAACGTGGAACCGAGCGAGCTCGAGCACCTCTACACCTCGAACATGGCGAGCGGGGAGTTCGAGGGACAGACGGGCATCATGAACATGCTGGCCCACGATCTCGGGGCGATGCCCGCCTACACCCAGCGCATCGACCAGACGAGCTCGAGCGGGGCCGCGGGTGCGTACGCCGCCTGGCAGTCGGTCGCGAGCGGGGCGAGCGATCTCACCCTTCTGGTGGGCGGCGAGAAGATGACCCACCGCTCGACGGGCGAGTCGACCGACGTGATCGCCTCGATCACCCACCCAGTCGAGTACAAACACGGCGTGACGCTGCCCTCGTTCGCGGGGCTCACCGCCCGGCTCTACCTCGACACGTACGACGCTCCCCGCGAGAGCCTCGGGAAGGTCGCCGTGAAGAACCACAAGAACGGCGTCGATAACCCCCACGCGCAGTTCCAGAAGGAGGTAAGCCTAGAGGAGGTACTGGAGTCGCCGATCGTGGCCGATCCCCTCAGGCTCTATGACTTCTGTCCGATCACCGACGGCTCGGGGGCGCTGCTCATGTGTCCCGAGTCGAAGGCCGAGGAGTACACCGACGACTACGTGCTGCTCACGGGCATCGCGGGCGCGACCGACACCCAGGTCGTCCACGAGCGCGACGACCCGACCGTGATGGGCGGGGTCGTCGAGAGCAGCCGCGAGGCCTACGAGATGAGCGGTCGGGATCCCGACGACATCGACGTGGCCGAGCTCCACGACATGTTCACGATCCTCGAGTTCCTCCAGAGCGAGGACTTGGGCTTCTTCGAGAAGGGCGAGGGCTGGAAGGCCGTCGAGGAGGGCGTTACCGACAGGGACGGCGAGCTACCGATCAACACCTCGGGCGGCCTCAAGTCGAAGGGCCACCCGCTGGGTGCGAGCGGCGTCGCACAGATCTACGAGATATACCAGCAGATCCGCGGCGAGGCGGGTCCCCGACAGGTCGAGGCCGACGTCGGCCTCGCGTGTAACGTCGGTGGCTTTGGTAACTGCGTCCTCACCGCGATCATGGAGGGTCCACAATGA
- a CDS encoding carbohydrate kinase, protein MADPNILVAGETLIDFLPDRPGSLREVETFTRRPGGAPANVAVGLAALGEVPWFWTRVGGDPFGEDLIETLESHDLPQRLVERDPDAKTTLAFVSHDEEADREFSFYRDRTADTRMEPGTIDDALLERVSWVHLGGVTLASDPSRAATLELAERAGEFGCTVSFDPNARPELWDDREEFEALVGEILPQVDVLKATPEDLAEAGIEGEGTDLARAACDRGPHTTLVTLGGEGALAVGTDESPWNDEASHPGYRVDPVDTTGAGDAFTAGAIAALAGGEGLAEALAFGNAVAATTTTAEGAMTALPDGERVERFRAETPTGE, encoded by the coding sequence ATGGCGGACCCGAATATCCTCGTGGCGGGCGAGACGCTGATCGATTTCCTTCCCGACCGGCCCGGCTCGCTCCGGGAGGTCGAGACGTTCACCCGTCGCCCGGGCGGCGCCCCCGCGAACGTCGCCGTCGGGCTCGCCGCGCTCGGCGAGGTGCCCTGGTTCTGGACACGGGTCGGGGGCGACCCCTTCGGCGAGGACCTCATCGAGACCCTCGAATCACACGACCTCCCCCAGCGCCTCGTCGAGCGCGACCCCGACGCGAAGACGACGCTGGCGTTCGTCTCCCACGACGAGGAGGCCGACCGCGAGTTCAGCTTCTACCGGGACCGCACGGCCGACACGCGCATGGAGCCCGGAACGATCGACGACGCCCTCTTGGAACGCGTCTCGTGGGTCCACCTGGGCGGCGTCACCCTCGCGAGCGATCCCTCCCGGGCTGCGACCCTCGAACTCGCGGAACGCGCGGGCGAGTTCGGCTGTACCGTCTCGTTCGACCCCAACGCCCGCCCCGAGCTGTGGGACGACCGAGAGGAGTTCGAGGCGCTGGTCGGGGAGATCCTCCCGCAGGTGGACGTGCTGAAGGCGACCCCCGAGGACCTCGCGGAGGCGGGGATCGAGGGCGAGGGAACGGACCTCGCGCGCGCGGCCTGCGACCGGGGCCCGCACACGACGCTGGTGACGCTGGGCGGCGAGGGCGCGCTCGCGGTCGGGACCGACGAATCCCCCTGGAACGACGAGGCGTCCCACCCGGGCTACCGGGTCGATCCCGTCGACACGACGGGGGCGGGCGACGCCTTCACTGCGGGGGCGATCGCGGCACTCGCGGGCGGCGAAGGGCTGGCGGAGGCGCTCGCGTTCGGGAACGCCGTCGCGGCGACGACGACCACCGCGGAGGGTGCGATGACCGCCCTGCCCGACGGGGAACGTGTCGAGCGCTTTCGCGCCGAGACCCCGACCGGCGAGTGA
- a CDS encoding poly(R)-hydroxyalkanoic acid synthase subunit PhaE, whose translation MTDTEPPMADPEQWNEFMQSMNQQFAESLEQNVEAQASFVESWVEAVEESTDPQQFEEGAEGYANAYTTWMDASQRAYERSMDLASGEDVQPEEFRDIWLSAANEAFKDVTDTTAFAAATGKTVEEALEYRQEIDEMADETLHNLGFATKNDVQEVGERLIELERRQHAVEKKLDTVIEHLEGGDEE comes from the coding sequence ATGACAGATACGGAACCCCCGATGGCGGACCCCGAACAGTGGAACGAATTCATGCAGTCGATGAACCAGCAGTTCGCCGAGTCCCTCGAGCAGAACGTCGAGGCCCAGGCCTCGTTCGTCGAGTCCTGGGTCGAGGCCGTCGAGGAGTCGACCGACCCCCAGCAGTTCGAGGAGGGCGCCGAGGGCTACGCGAACGCCTACACCACCTGGATGGACGCCTCCCAGCGCGCCTACGAACGATCGATGGACCTCGCCTCGGGCGAGGACGTTCAACCGGAGGAGTTCCGTGACATCTGGCTGAGCGCCGCCAACGAGGCGTTCAAGGACGTCACCGACACGACGGCCTTCGCCGCCGCGACCGGGAAGACCGTCGAGGAGGCCCTCGAGTACCGCCAGGAGATCGACGAGATGGCCGACGAGACGCTCCACAACCTCGGTTTCGCGACGAAGAACGACGTTCAGGAGGTCGGCGAGCGCCTGATCGAGCTCGAACGGCGCCAGCACGCCGTCGAGAAGAAGCTCGATACCGTCATCGAGCACCTCGAAGGCGGGGACGAGGAATGA
- a CDS encoding M14 family zinc carboxypeptidase codes for MDIERRDFLKAMGGVAAAMAGTGAASANVGGSSEVDVGLGFVEKADVITNEQILDVLEYIQGASDREVEISCPGTSKQGRPIWEAIVGDGDTSVIVHAEQHADEVLLTEGVLAGLHHLAVGESEAAERVLDNVALHLFPRLNPDGHVQRTRVNHDPDAPEDDPDADIDADGTGIFAVEGQGWDSNRYHFFDWEESPLYENFPEEYPENPVPETQLLIDRSKEIDNEWILDFHNKQSPLTEYPENESVSASTFWPIAEGVPDDAQELSQQMCIAIHEHLEDVMDDDLVHVSQYPGGTYRGIGRNGHGLAGRGSVLFENAGGTLGDSEFRSRQIFEAMLVVLARTADGSLYGIDRERADAEIPSDWDFEDQVRM; via the coding sequence ATGGATATTGAAAGGCGAGACTTTCTGAAAGCAATGGGCGGAGTGGCGGCGGCGATGGCCGGTACCGGCGCGGCATCGGCGAACGTCGGCGGCTCCTCCGAGGTCGACGTCGGCCTCGGGTTCGTCGAGAAGGCGGACGTCATCACCAACGAGCAGATCCTCGACGTTCTGGAGTACATCCAGGGCGCCTCGGACCGAGAGGTCGAGATCTCCTGTCCGGGGACCTCGAAACAGGGCCGGCCGATCTGGGAGGCGATCGTCGGCGACGGCGACACGTCCGTGATCGTTCACGCCGAACAGCACGCCGACGAGGTGCTGCTCACGGAGGGGGTGCTGGCGGGCCTGCACCACCTCGCGGTCGGCGAGAGCGAGGCGGCCGAGCGGGTGCTCGATAACGTGGCGCTGCACCTGTTCCCGCGGCTCAACCCCGACGGCCACGTCCAGCGCACGCGGGTCAACCACGATCCGGACGCACCCGAGGACGACCCCGACGCGGACATCGACGCCGACGGGACGGGCATCTTCGCCGTCGAGGGCCAGGGCTGGGACTCGAACCGGTATCACTTCTTCGACTGGGAGGAGAGCCCGCTCTACGAGAACTTCCCCGAGGAGTACCCCGAGAACCCGGTCCCCGAGACCCAGCTCCTGATCGACCGCTCGAAGGAGATCGACAACGAGTGGATCCTCGACTTCCACAACAAACAGAGCCCGCTGACGGAGTACCCCGAGAACGAGTCCGTCTCGGCCTCGACGTTCTGGCCGATCGCCGAGGGGGTGCCCGACGACGCCCAGGAGCTCTCCCAGCAGATGTGTATCGCGATCCACGAGCACCTGGAGGACGTGATGGACGACGACCTCGTCCACGTCTCGCAGTACCCCGGCGGCACCTACCGCGGGATCGGGCGCAACGGCCACGGGCTCGCCGGCCGCGGGAGCGTGCTGTTCGAGAACGCCGGCGGGACCCTCGGCGACAGCGAGTTCCGCTCCCGGCAGATCTTCGAGGCGATGCTGGTCGTCCTCGCTCGAACCGCCGACGGATCGCTCTACGGGATCGACCGCGAGCGCGCGGACGCCGAGATCCCGTCCGACTGGGACTTCGAGGACCAGGTCCGGATGTAA
- a CDS encoding helix-turn-helix domain-containing protein — protein MVRNSFADPKPPGVDTVLKALYDEDCRTIVRHLEEPMTASEISERCDIPLSTTYRKLEALTEATLLEELTEIRSDGRHTARYRLRFEEVLLTLAEERELDMAIVRPSRTTDERLADLWSEVRKGV, from the coding sequence ATGGTCCGGAACTCGTTCGCCGACCCGAAGCCCCCCGGGGTCGACACCGTCCTCAAGGCGCTCTACGACGAGGACTGTCGAACGATCGTCCGGCATCTGGAGGAACCGATGACCGCAAGCGAGATCTCCGAACGCTGTGACATCCCTCTCTCGACGACCTACCGGAAGCTCGAGGCGCTGACCGAGGCGACGCTGCTCGAGGAGCTGACCGAGATCCGCTCGGACGGCCGCCACACCGCCCGCTATCGGCTCCGCTTCGAGGAGGTGTTGCTCACCCTCGCCGAGGAGCGGGAGCTCGATATGGCGATCGTCCGCCCCTCGCGAACCACTGATGAACGGCTCGCGGACCTCTGGTCCGAGGTCCGCAAGGGGGTCTGA
- a CDS encoding beta-ketoacyl-ACP reductase → MTLEDRTCLITGSSRGIGRGIAEELASEGADVAINYRASAGAAEEVVDGIQTAGGSAIATQADVTDEAEVAAMHEEVEDRFGSVDVLVNNAGINVDTLFSEMTRAEWDRVIEVDLTGAFVCTKEFFDDIADADEGRLINISSIVGKQGNLGQANYAAAKSGMFGLTRTLALELADSGSTANCVAPGFTATEMVEGIPERVREKIQSEIPLGRFATVEEIASTVAFVASPPASYITGEVIDVNGGMDL, encoded by the coding sequence ATGACACTCGAGGATCGTACCTGTCTGATCACGGGATCATCGAGGGGTATCGGGCGCGGAATCGCCGAGGAGCTGGCGAGCGAGGGGGCTGACGTCGCGATCAACTACCGGGCCTCGGCGGGCGCGGCCGAGGAGGTCGTCGACGGGATCCAGACCGCGGGCGGATCGGCCATAGCGACCCAGGCCGACGTCACCGACGAGGCCGAGGTCGCTGCGATGCACGAGGAGGTCGAGGACCGGTTCGGCTCCGTCGACGTCCTCGTGAACAACGCCGGCATCAACGTCGACACGCTGTTCTCGGAGATGACCCGCGCCGAGTGGGACCGCGTCATCGAGGTCGACCTCACGGGCGCGTTCGTCTGCACCAAGGAGTTCTTCGACGACATCGCCGACGCCGACGAGGGCCGGCTCATCAACATCTCCTCGATCGTCGGCAAGCAGGGCAACCTCGGGCAGGCGAACTACGCCGCCGCCAAGAGCGGAATGTTCGGTCTCACCCGGACGCTCGCGCTCGAGCTCGCCGACAGCGGCTCGACGGCCAACTGCGTCGCGCCCGGCTTCACCGCGACCGAGATGGTCGAGGGGATCCCCGAACGGGTACGCGAGAAGATCCAGTCGGAGATCCCGCTGGGTCGCTTCGCCACCGTCGAGGAGATCGCCTCCACCGTCGCGTTCGTCGCGAGCCCCCCCGCCTCCTACATCACCGGCGAGGTCATCGACGTCAACGGCGGGATGGACCTCTGA
- the phaC gene encoding class III poly(R)-hydroxyalkanoic acid synthase subunit PhaC, translating into MTSSPFTVGFDLYRQGWERAAETIEKGTDSPEQLERMAEVEVGQTPSEVVYTENKLELLYYESQAEETHDVPILIVYALINKPYILDLQPDRSVIRNLLENGFDVYMIDWNEPSTMDAALTLEDYVDRYTDNCVDVVRERSGQDAINVLGYCMGGTMSVMYAALHPEKVRNLGLMAAGLCFTGTGGVLEQWGDEEYYSPEAVTDAFGNVPADFLDIGFATMDPVQNFLTKYVQLYDNIEDEEFVENFARMEQWIGDGIDVAGAAYEQFLTDIYQENKLAENEFYLGEKHVDLSEVDMPLLQIVGEYDHLIPPEASKPFNELAASEDTEVMEFPTGHIGLSVSSKSHAELWPSVCEWYAERSGTDESDEPDAEPITEPDEPDAALAEDVAGDEAGTDEEHAVDEPDGAEAATPDGTTADEGDVDAGTDDTEIDVSSGADGDLETISGIGPTFAERLRDAGVPDVGALAEAEPAEIADRIDVSSDQLVEGWVDEAADRTGN; encoded by the coding sequence ATGACCAGCAGTCCCTTCACGGTGGGGTTCGACCTCTACCGCCAGGGCTGGGAGCGGGCCGCCGAGACGATCGAGAAGGGCACCGACTCGCCCGAGCAGCTCGAACGGATGGCCGAAGTAGAGGTGGGCCAGACGCCGAGCGAGGTCGTCTACACCGAGAACAAGCTCGAGCTGCTGTACTACGAGTCCCAGGCCGAGGAGACCCACGACGTCCCGATCCTGATCGTCTACGCGCTGATCAACAAGCCGTACATCCTCGACCTCCAGCCCGATCGCAGCGTCATCCGAAACCTGCTCGAGAACGGGTTCGACGTCTACATGATCGACTGGAACGAGCCCTCGACGATGGACGCGGCGCTCACCCTCGAGGACTACGTCGATCGATACACCGACAACTGCGTCGACGTCGTCCGCGAGCGCTCGGGCCAGGACGCGATCAACGTGCTCGGCTACTGCATGGGCGGGACGATGAGCGTGATGTACGCCGCGCTCCACCCCGAGAAGGTCCGGAATTTAGGGTTGATGGCCGCGGGGCTGTGCTTCACGGGAACCGGCGGCGTCCTCGAACAGTGGGGCGACGAGGAGTACTACTCGCCCGAGGCGGTCACCGACGCCTTCGGCAACGTCCCCGCGGACTTCCTCGACATCGGCTTCGCGACCATGGACCCCGTCCAGAACTTCCTCACGAAGTACGTCCAGCTCTACGACAACATCGAGGACGAGGAGTTCGTCGAGAACTTCGCGCGCATGGAGCAGTGGATCGGCGACGGGATCGACGTCGCGGGCGCGGCCTACGAGCAGTTCCTGACCGACATCTACCAGGAGAACAAGCTCGCCGAGAACGAGTTCTATCTGGGCGAGAAGCACGTCGACCTCTCGGAGGTCGACATGCCGCTGCTCCAGATCGTCGGCGAGTACGACCACCTGATCCCGCCGGAGGCGAGCAAACCGTTCAACGAGCTCGCCGCCAGCGAGGACACCGAGGTCATGGAGTTCCCGACGGGCCACATCGGCCTGTCGGTCTCCTCGAAGTCCCACGCCGAGCTCTGGCCGAGCGTCTGTGAGTGGTACGCCGAGCGCTCGGGAACGGACGAGTCCGACGAGCCCGACGCCGAGCCGATCACGGAGCCCGACGAGCCCGACGCCGCCCTCGCGGAGGACGTCGCGGGCGACGAGGCCGGCACCGACGAGGAGCACGCGGTCGACGAGCCCGACGGCGCAGAAGCGGCGACGCCCGACGGCACGACCGCCGACGAGGGCGACGTCGACGCGGGGACCGACGACACGGAGATCGACGTCTCCAGCGGCGCGGACGGCGACCTCGAGACGATCTCCGGCATCGGCCCCACCTTCGCCGAGCGCCTCCGTGACGCGGGGGTCCCGGACGTCGGGGCGCTGGCCGAGGCCGAGCCCGCCGAGATCGCGGACCGCATCGACGTCTCCTCCGACCAGCTGGTCGAGGGCTGGGTCGACGAGGCGGCCGACCGCACCGGGAACTGA
- a CDS encoding DoxX family membrane protein, whose protein sequence is MATTTRHETRFENRTAEEPVSWTAGAALGLRLVMGLVFLTAGLGKLLGEFSAAGYLANVDPTSPLAGVYGAMAEIPALVAVIDVAIPWGQLLIGLGLLVGGLVRLAAFFGGLQMVAFYFGNWEMAGAYEVLTGFATSDLVYLIVFLAIGALAAGRVYGLDAVLERYEVDGEPLVERHPRLRYVLG, encoded by the coding sequence ATGGCCACAACGACCCGACACGAGACGCGCTTCGAGAACCGGACGGCCGAAGAACCCGTGAGCTGGACGGCAGGTGCCGCGCTCGGGCTCCGGCTGGTGATGGGGCTGGTGTTCCTGACCGCCGGGCTCGGGAAGCTCCTCGGGGAGTTCTCGGCGGCGGGCTATCTGGCGAACGTCGACCCGACGAGCCCGCTTGCGGGCGTCTACGGCGCGATGGCCGAGATCCCCGCGCTGGTCGCCGTGATCGACGTCGCGATCCCGTGGGGCCAGCTCCTGATCGGGCTCGGTCTGCTCGTGGGTGGACTCGTCCGTCTGGCGGCGTTCTTCGGGGGCCTCCAGATGGTCGCGTTCTACTTCGGCAACTGGGAGATGGCGGGCGCCTACGAGGTCCTCACCGGCTTCGCCACCTCGGATCTGGTCTATCTGATCGTCTTCCTCGCGATCGGCGCGCTGGCGGCCGGTCGGGTCTACGGGCTCGACGCGGTCCTTGAGCGCTACGAGGTCGACGGCGAACCCCTGGTCGAACGCCACCCGCGCCTGCGGTACGTCCTCGGGTGA
- a CDS encoding NADH:flavin oxidoreductase/NADH oxidase, with translation MTETEDEDPDLLSPLAIRGTELPNRVMVSPMCQYSCEERDGIATEWHRTHLNSRAVGGAGVVMTEAMAVSPEGRITPEDLGIWSDEHAEALAPITGFVREQGSVPAIQLAHAGRKASKSRPWEGSEPVHPEDGGWEVVAPSETSWPYDGKAPEQRAMSQSDIEGFVEDFRRAAERALEIGFEVAEVHAAHGYLLHEFLSPATNDRDDEYGGDFENRTRLTREVTQTVREVWPDEKPVFVRISGTDWLPDQDSWTIEESIELADELHELGADLIDVSSGGLDPTQQLPEEGSVGQLPLAERIREETDSDIAVGAVGGITEAEQADSLIREGRADLAIIGRKHLRDPYFTLHAARELDAADRVETPPQYQRGF, from the coding sequence ATGACCGAAACCGAGGACGAGGACCCGGACCTCCTCAGCCCGCTCGCGATCCGCGGGACGGAGCTTCCCAACCGCGTGATGGTCTCGCCGATGTGTCAGTACTCCTGCGAGGAGAGGGACGGGATCGCCACCGAGTGGCACCGGACCCACCTGAACTCGCGGGCGGTGGGCGGCGCCGGCGTCGTCATGACCGAGGCGATGGCCGTCTCGCCCGAGGGCCGGATCACCCCCGAGGACCTGGGGATCTGGAGCGACGAGCACGCCGAGGCGCTCGCCCCGATCACCGGGTTCGTCCGCGAGCAGGGAAGCGTCCCGGCGATCCAGCTCGCCCACGCCGGCCGGAAGGCGAGCAAGTCCCGTCCGTGGGAGGGCAGCGAGCCCGTCCACCCCGAGGACGGCGGTTGGGAGGTGGTCGCCCCGAGCGAGACGTCCTGGCCCTACGACGGCAAGGCACCCGAGCAGCGCGCGATGAGCCAGAGCGATATCGAGGGGTTCGTCGAGGACTTCCGGCGGGCCGCCGAACGGGCCCTGGAGATCGGCTTCGAGGTCGCGGAGGTCCACGCCGCCCACGGCTACCTGCTCCACGAGTTCCTCTCGCCGGCGACCAACGACCGCGACGACGAATACGGAGGTGACTTCGAGAACCGCACCCGGCTGACCCGGGAGGTCACCCAGACGGTTCGGGAGGTCTGGCCCGACGAGAAGCCCGTCTTCGTCCGGATCTCGGGCACCGACTGGCTGCCCGACCAGGACTCCTGGACGATCGAGGAGTCGATAGAACTGGCCGACGAGCTCCACGAGCTCGGCGCGGACCTGATCGACGTCTCCAGCGGCGGGCTCGACCCCACCCAGCAGCTGCCCGAGGAGGGGTCGGTCGGCCAGCTCCCGCTCGCCGAGCGGATCCGCGAGGAGACCGACTCCGACATCGCCGTGGGCGCGGTCGGCGGGATCACCGAGGCCGAGCAGGCCGACTCGCTGATCCGCGAGGGGCGGGCCGACCTCGCGATCATCGGCCGGAAACACCTCCGGGACCCCTACTTCACGCTGCACGCCGCCCGGGAGCTCGACGCCGCGGATCGCGTCGAGACGCCGCCGCAGTACCAGCGCGGGTTCTAA
- a CDS encoding YbaK/EbsC family protein, translating into MHPRAAEFRKRAAEEYGLEIEVEEFSEGTKTAAAAADAVGCDVAQIASSLVFDADGEPVVVVTSGANRVDEDRVAEAVGADSVGMADAGRIKELLGWSIGGVPPICHDTEIPALFDPTLGEFDTVWAAAGTPEALFPIDPARLKRLANAEERPVAGDPS; encoded by the coding sequence ATGCATCCACGCGCGGCCGAGTTCCGCAAGCGCGCGGCCGAGGAGTACGGACTCGAGATCGAGGTCGAGGAGTTCTCGGAGGGGACGAAGACCGCCGCCGCCGCGGCCGACGCGGTCGGTTGCGACGTCGCCCAGATCGCGAGCAGCCTCGTCTTCGACGCGGACGGCGAGCCCGTGGTGGTCGTCACCAGCGGCGCGAACCGTGTCGACGAGGACCGAGTCGCCGAGGCGGTGGGCGCCGACTCGGTCGGGATGGCCGACGCCGGCCGGATCAAGGAGCTGCTTGGCTGGTCGATCGGCGGCGTCCCGCCGATCTGTCACGATACCGAAATCCCTGCCCTGTTCGATCCCACCCTCGGGGAGTTCGACACCGTCTGGGCGGCCGCCGGCACGCCGGAGGCGCTGTTCCCGATCGATCCCGCCCGGCTGAAACGCCTCGCAAATGCCGAGGAGCGTCCCGTCGCCGGCGATCCATCATAG
- a CDS encoding OB-fold domain-containing protein has protein sequence MTLKATKYDDGTITYPGHPVGPEGGEPEEEIDLSEETATVITWTTSQATPPGVRQPNHLAIVELDVEDQPVRVLGQLTTDEIEIGDEVRPTYVEELREPGAGIREPESQDWDGYRFEPTR, from the coding sequence ATGACACTGAAAGCAACCAAGTACGACGACGGCACGATCACGTACCCCGGACACCCGGTGGGGCCGGAGGGCGGCGAACCGGAAGAGGAGATCGACCTGAGCGAGGAGACCGCGACGGTGATCACCTGGACCACCTCGCAGGCGACGCCGCCGGGCGTGCGCCAACCGAACCACCTGGCGATCGTCGAGCTCGACGTGGAGGACCAACCGGTCAGGGTCCTCGGCCAGCTCACGACCGACGAGATCGAAATCGGCGACGAGGTCCGGCCGACCTACGTCGAGGAGCTGCGCGAACCCGGCGCGGGGATCCGAGAGCCCGAGAGTCAGGACTGGGACGGCTATCGGTTCGAACCGACCCGGTAA
- the dpsA gene encoding DNA starvation/stationary phase protection protein DpsA, whose product MSTQKSVRQQADTVEENPIRLDKEKAEQVIDALNTDLANLYVIYHQLKKHHWNVEGAEFRDLHLFLEEAYEHAEERADIIAERAQAIGGVPVSGPSNLEERATVEFEGEDVYDVRTSLSNDLEIYAETIERMREHVQLAGDLGDYGSEEVLRETLVIIEDDAHHFHHYLEDDTLVTEEAVHE is encoded by the coding sequence ATGAGCACCCAGAAATCCGTCCGACAGCAGGCCGATACCGTCGAGGAGAACCCGATCCGGCTCGACAAGGAGAAGGCAGAGCAGGTGATCGACGCGCTGAACACCGATCTTGCCAACCTCTACGTGATCTACCACCAGCTCAAGAAGCACCACTGGAACGTCGAGGGCGCGGAGTTCCGCGACCTGCACCTGTTCCTGGAGGAGGCCTACGAGCACGCCGAGGAGCGCGCGGACATCATCGCCGAGCGCGCCCAGGCCATCGGCGGCGTTCCGGTCTCGGGTCCCTCGAACCTCGAGGAGCGCGCGACCGTCGAGTTCGAGGGCGAGGACGTCTACGACGTGCGCACCTCGCTGTCGAACGATCTGGAGATCTACGCCGAGACGATCGAGCGGATGCGCGAGCACGTCCAGCTGGCGGGCGACCTGGGCGATTACGGTAGCGAGGAGGTCCTGCGCGAGACGCTCGTGATCATCGAGGACGACGCCCATCACTTCCACCACTACCTCGAGGACGACACCCTCGTCACCGAGGAAGCGGTCCACGAGTAA